A genomic region of Phycisphaerales bacterium AB-hyl4 contains the following coding sequences:
- a CDS encoding transposase gives MTHPRNAQQNSTTLGQLMELLIQAGPDAMADAFTTLLNHAMRIEREQALGATSHQRTDPRRGYANGFKPKAITTRVGELPLQIPQTRGYADEHGRPFYPNALERGVRSERALTLAIAEMYVQGVSTRKVTKVMEELCGLAVTSTQVSRAAAELDAQLEAWRNRPLGDVRYLILDARYEKVRHGGSVMPRALLTAVGVLPDGKRCVLGCSVATSEAEVHWRAFLQSLIDRGMRGVRRRPHSYN, from the coding sequence ATGACCCACCCCCGGAATGCCCAACAGAACTCTACCACGCTCGGCCAGCTCATGGAACTGCTCATTCAAGCCGGACCCGACGCCATGGCCGACGCGTTCACCACGCTGCTCAACCATGCCATGCGCATCGAACGCGAGCAGGCCCTCGGCGCAACTTCCCACCAGCGCACCGACCCGCGTCGCGGCTACGCCAACGGCTTCAAGCCCAAAGCCATCACCACCCGCGTGGGCGAACTGCCCTTGCAGATTCCCCAGACGCGCGGCTATGCCGACGAGCACGGCAGGCCGTTCTACCCCAACGCGCTTGAGCGCGGCGTCCGTAGCGAACGCGCCCTCACGCTCGCCATCGCCGAGATGTACGTTCAGGGCGTCAGCACACGCAAAGTCACCAAGGTCATGGAAGAACTCTGCGGCCTGGCCGTCACCAGTACGCAGGTCAGCCGCGCCGCCGCCGAACTCGACGCGCAGCTCGAGGCGTGGCGCAACCGGCCGCTGGGCGACGTGCGCTACCTCATCCTCGACGCCCGCTACGAAAAGGTGCGTCATGGTGGCAGCGTCATGCCCCGCGCCCTGCTGACCGCCGTGGGTGTGCTGCCCGACGGCAAACGCTGCGTGCTCGGCTGCAGCGTCGCCACGTCCGAGGCCGAAGTGCACTGGCGGGCTTTCCTCCAGTCGCTGATCGACCGCGGCATGCGGGGCGTCAGACGTCGGCCCCACTCATACAACTGA
- a CDS encoding FAD-dependent oxidoreductase: MSRQQETSYDLAVIGAGSGGYAAALAAARLGRSVLLVEKSDTLGGNAVRCGVNVWEPGAGGTGIPFDLYTRIKRDEPGAIGVYSFGRHMLDHDPEQGGRPFPGGEQVIDPARCYRDTLQRHGTKGLKHDMARCRSLWHGVPFEPWTMHRAMAALLAETGRCEVRFNVGFDRVAMRDAAIEHVVLSDATAVRAHSYVDGTADGWLCLAAGCAAREGEDTRADFGEPDAPEQPTGNINGVTLVYRITPAADEAVEPLPAETPAACWWRERFPVASFTQYPNGDYNVNMLPTMEGHAFRQMLYADVYAECTRRVRAHWHDLQQHVPEFRRYRMSWIAPGLGVRESRRIICDYMLTEHDLLAGLAGQRHADIIAIADHAMDTHGRHIARGCAELDAPYGVPLRCLLPRGVTNLMIACRAAGFSALAASSCRLSRTMMQLGQAAGTAAALACEADCSLRDVPAERLRASLRKQHVMLDWRMPTLHLAGERYPVGKC, translated from the coding sequence GTGTCACGGCAGCAGGAGACGTCATATGACCTGGCAGTGATTGGCGCCGGGTCGGGCGGCTATGCGGCGGCGCTGGCGGCGGCGCGGCTGGGCCGGTCGGTGTTGCTGGTGGAAAAGAGCGACACGCTCGGCGGCAACGCGGTGCGCTGCGGCGTGAATGTCTGGGAGCCGGGCGCCGGTGGCACGGGCATACCGTTTGATCTGTACACGCGCATCAAGCGCGACGAGCCGGGCGCAATCGGCGTTTACTCGTTCGGTCGACACATGCTCGACCATGACCCGGAGCAGGGCGGTCGGCCGTTCCCCGGTGGCGAGCAGGTGATCGACCCGGCCCGCTGCTATCGCGACACGTTGCAGCGCCACGGTACAAAGGGACTGAAGCACGACATGGCACGCTGCCGATCGCTGTGGCATGGTGTGCCCTTTGAACCTTGGACGATGCACCGCGCAATGGCTGCGCTGCTGGCCGAGACCGGCCGATGCGAAGTGCGCTTCAACGTCGGCTTTGACCGCGTGGCGATGCGTGATGCGGCGATCGAGCATGTCGTGCTCAGCGACGCCACGGCGGTGCGGGCGCACAGTTATGTTGACGGCACGGCCGACGGTTGGCTGTGCCTGGCCGCGGGTTGTGCGGCGCGGGAAGGTGAAGACACGCGGGCTGATTTTGGTGAGCCGGATGCACCGGAACAGCCGACCGGGAACATCAATGGCGTGACACTGGTGTACCGTATCACGCCCGCGGCGGACGAAGCCGTCGAGCCGTTGCCGGCGGAGACACCGGCTGCGTGCTGGTGGCGAGAGCGGTTCCCGGTCGCCAGCTTCACGCAGTACCCTAACGGCGATTACAACGTCAACATGCTGCCGACGATGGAAGGCCATGCGTTTCGACAAATGCTCTATGCGGACGTGTATGCCGAATGCACCCGCCGTGTCAGAGCGCACTGGCACGACCTGCAACAACACGTGCCGGAATTTCGGCGGTATCGGATGAGTTGGATCGCGCCGGGGCTGGGCGTGCGCGAGTCGCGTCGGATCATCTGCGATTACATGTTGACCGAGCACGACCTGCTCGCCGGACTGGCTGGTCAGCGGCACGCGGACATCATCGCCATCGCCGACCACGCGATGGATACGCACGGCCGACACATCGCCCGCGGCTGTGCTGAACTTGATGCACCTTATGGCGTGCCGCTGCGATGCTTGCTGCCGCGGGGCGTGACCAACCTGATGATCGCCTGCCGGGCCGCCGGCTTCAGCGCGCTTGCCGCGTCAAGCTGTCGGCTGTCACGCACCATGATGCAACTCGGTCAGGCCGCGGGCACCGCCGCAGCGCTCGCGTGCGAGGCCGACTGTTCGTTGCGCGATGTACCGGCCGAGCGGCTACGTGCATCGCTGCGCAAACAGCATGTCATGCTCGACTGGCGCATGCCCACCCTGCATCTGGCGGGCGAGCGCTACCCGGTGGGCAAGTGTTGA
- a CDS encoding SDR family oxidoreductase, translated as MTGATLKALNDKIAIVTGGSSGFGLGIARQLAAAGATVWITGRTESALQEAAATLGVKHQVADVGSPVDWDRLLERVLAEEGRVDILVNNAGGGVKVEPLVEQSDDEIAQSVAVNLTGVMLGCRRAASIMKRQGDGMIVNVSSVCAVHAWPGWGPYSAAKAGLDQFGRCLHVELRDAGVRVTTLTPSWGATEFAAAASIAGHPTVDPQVRAQCIQADDIGEMVVHICTRPTHLVVPEMRVQPMVQDITPM; from the coding sequence ATGACGGGAGCAACATTGAAGGCATTGAACGACAAGATCGCGATCGTAACGGGCGGTTCGAGTGGTTTCGGGCTGGGCATTGCCCGCCAGCTTGCGGCGGCGGGCGCGACGGTCTGGATCACCGGACGCACCGAATCGGCGCTGCAGGAAGCGGCGGCGACGCTGGGCGTGAAGCATCAGGTCGCTGACGTAGGGTCGCCGGTCGACTGGGATCGACTGCTTGAGCGGGTACTGGCGGAAGAAGGGCGGGTGGACATCCTGGTCAACAACGCCGGCGGCGGCGTGAAGGTGGAGCCGTTGGTCGAGCAGTCAGATGATGAGATTGCCCAGTCGGTGGCGGTGAATCTGACGGGCGTCATGCTCGGCTGTCGGCGGGCGGCGTCGATCATGAAGCGGCAGGGCGATGGCATGATCGTCAACGTGTCGAGCGTGTGTGCGGTGCATGCCTGGCCCGGCTGGGGCCCGTACTCGGCGGCGAAGGCGGGGCTGGACCAGTTCGGTCGATGCCTGCACGTAGAGCTGCGCGACGCGGGCGTGCGCGTGACGACGTTGACGCCATCGTGGGGCGCGACGGAATTTGCCGCCGCAGCGAGCATTGCGGGCCATCCCACGGTCGATCCGCAGGTGCGGGCGCAGTGCATTCAGGCGGACGACATCGGGGAGATGGTCGTACACATCTGCACACGTCCGACGCACCTGGTCGTGCCGGAGATGCGCGTGCAGCCGATGGTGCAGGACATTACGCCGATGTAA